In Osmerus eperlanus chromosome 17, fOsmEpe2.1, whole genome shotgun sequence, a single genomic region encodes these proteins:
- the nudt5 gene encoding ADP-sugar pyrophosphatase, producing MSNNTDSTATTTPHIVKEELLASGKWVMLEKTTYVDPAGNTRIWETAKRTTRQSNTEADGVGVIALLKRTLHKDCVVMVKQFRPPMGCHTLEFPAGLIDEGESAEAAALRELKEETGYKGEVVGVTPVTCLDPGLSNCTTQIIMVNINGDDPENIHPTQQLEFVDVILLPLDEFQRKVDELMKKEKIVVDSKVYIFGMGMAQAFFKPNELPVLKQ from the exons ATGAGCAACAACACAGATTCTACAGCTACAACCACTCCTCACATTGTAAAGGAGGAG CTACTTGCATCTGGAAAGTGGGTGATGCTTGAGAAAACTACTTATGTGGATCCCGCTGGAAACACAAG AATTTGGGAGACTGCCAAAAGGACCACCAGACAATCCAACACAGAggcagatg GTGTGGGGGTAATCGCCCTCCTGAAAAGAACCTTGCACAAAGactgtgttgtcatggtgaagCAGTTCCGCCCACCTATGGGATGCCACACCCTGGAGTTCCCTGCAG GTCTGATTGATGAAGGTGAGAGTGCAGAGGCCGCTGCCCTGAGAGAACTGAAGGAGGAGACTGGATACaaaggggaggtggtgggggtcaCCCCAG tgaCATGTTTGGACCCTGGTCTATCTAACTGCACCACACAGATAATCATGGTAAACATCAATGGAGATGATCCGGAGAACATCCACCCCACTCAGCAGCTGG AGTTTGTTGACGTTATCCTCCTTCCTCTTGATGAATTCCAGAGGAAAGTCGATG AGTTGATGAAGAAAGAAAAGATTGTGGTGGACTCTAAAGTTTACATTTTTGGCATGGGCATGGCCCAGGCATTCTTCAAGCCCAACGAACTCCCTGTGCTCAAAcagtga
- the cdc123 gene encoding cell division cycle protein 123 homolog produces the protein MDTLNFRYRNCSMKKEQVVNCQFSAWYPIFKKHTIKSLILPLPQNVIDYLLDDGTLVVSGGDNSTQQNQTNSDSEAEEDIQWSDDETTTTVIAPEFPEFNSKVLEAINTLGGRVFPKLNWSAPRDANWIALNSSLQCQSLSDIFLLFKSSDFITHDLTQPFLHCSDRDTPDPPINYELVLRKWSELIPGGEFRCFVKENKLIGISQRDYTQHYHHVSKQEAQISQSIQEFFSQNIQHRFLEEDFVLDVYRDSWGKVWLIDLNPFGEVTNSLLFSWEELTSGNSLSANQEEGDTAQQEAPVFRHTTSEVTVQPSPCLSYRIPRDFVDLSSGEDAYKLIDFLKLKKNQQEEEEAQQ, from the exons ATGGACACACTTAACTTCCGGTACAGGAATTGCAGCATGAAGAAGGAGCAAGTTGTCAACTGTCAGTTTTCGGCCTGGTATCCGATATTTAAGAAACATACTATCAAAAG TTTGATTCTTCCGCTGCCTCAGAATGTAATTGATTATTTACTGGACGATGGAACACTGGTAGTTTCTGGGGG GGACAACAGCACACAGCAAAACCAAACTAACAGTGATTCAGAGGCAGAAGAGGACATTCAG TGGTCAGATGATGAGACAACCACCACTGTCATA GCTCCGGAGTTCCCAGAATTCAATTCCAAGGTGTTGGAGGCCATAAACACCCTTGGAGGGCGAGTCTTTCCCAAGCTAAACTGGAGCGCCCCACGG gACGCTAACTGGATTGCTCTGAACAGCTCCCTGCAGTGTCAGAGTCTAAGCGATATCTTCCTGCTCTTCAAGAGCTCTGACTTCATCACCCACGACCTCACACAGCC ATTCCTTCACTGCAGCGACCGGGACACTCCGGATCCACCTATCAACTATGAa CTGGTCCTCAGGAAGTGGAGTGAGTTGATCCCTGGAGGGGAGTTCAGGTGTTTCGTCAAAGAGAACAAACTGATAg GTATCTCTCAGAGAGACTACACCCAGCACTACCACCACGTTTCTAAGCAGGAGGCTCAGATCTCCCAGTCCATTCAGGAGTTCTTCAGCCAGAACATCCAGCACCGCTTCCTGGAGGAAGact TTGTTTTGGACGTCTACAGAGACAGCTGG GGAAAGGTGTGGCTGATCGATCTGAACCCTTTTGGTGAGGTCACcaattctcttctcttctcgtgGGAGGAGCTAACCTCAGGGAACAGCCTATCTGCCAATCAGGAAGAGGGGGACACAGCCCAGCAG gaggcCCCTGTGTTCCGCCACACCACCAGCGAGGTGACAGTTCAGCCGAGCCCCTGTCTGAGCTACAGGATCCCCCGTGACTTTGTGGACCTGTCTAGCGGCGAGGACGCCTACAAGCTCATC